The following coding sequences lie in one Flavobacterium cyclinae genomic window:
- a CDS encoding type ISP restriction/modification enzyme: MTLSQYIDKINTLYKTGNAREHSYRGDLQNLIMAILPDVLVTNEPARVDCGAPDYVLTRKDVPVGYIEAKDIGVDLGSKTLKEQFDRYKSGLSNLIFTDYMDFHFYKDGELTTKIAIATLRQAQDGKSVEIVPLSENFEQFTQLIKNFAETISQTIKSPTKLAQMMAGKARLMADIIEKSLNHDDQEGKRSQLKAQMLSFQQMLIHDIDNKAFSDIYAQTIAYGMFAARYHDPTLKTFSRMEAAELIPKSNPFLRKLFQDIAGFDLDPRLTWIVDELVNIFLASDVATIMKNFGKSTKQEDPVVHFYETFLGEYNPALRKARGVWYTPQPVVNFIVRAVDDILKTEFNLPNGLADTSKTKIKKKAVTQTGTGANSKIKEVATEIEVHKVQILDPATGTGTFLAEVVKHIHKKFEGQQGIWSKYVTNDLIPRLNGFELLMASYAMAHLKMDMLLTETGYKPTDDQRFKIFLTNSLEEAHPDTQTLFSSWLSDEADQANAIKRDAPVMVVIGNPPYSGESANKGEWIMNLMEDYKKEVGGKEKLKEQTSKWINDDYVKFIRFGQHFIDKNGSGILAFINPHGFLDNPTFRGMRWNLLKTYDKIYTIDLHGNSKKKETAPDGSIDQNVFDIMQGVSVNLFIKNGKKKNEEFAKVYSFDLYGKREFKYNFLNKNSIKTIEFNSIELKCPNYYFVKKDTKLLNEYEKNFLINELFPINGNGITTAHDSFVIKEKFELALNYFEEFRNSERNEDLLHKKFDVKKKNGWNILDGYDNIKKEENISKYIKPISYRPFDKKVIFYEDKLVWRTVKKIMNNYIDNINIGLLTTKSFKDNSFNHIFITDTISEAIFLSGTTGSNAMNFPLYIYQNKTVQQSLLNETIRTPNLNMEIVNEIAKGLGLPFVADHNFCHAVPNLRDVSASQETLKQVQGDKSVFTPLDILDYIYAVLHSPTYRETYKEFLKIDFPRVPYPKDKETFWQLVELGSELRQIHLLESSTVEKYITQYPEDGDNIVTKPVYKNGNVYINETQYFTNVPEVAWNFYIGGYQPAQKWLKDRKDRELGFEDILHYQKIIVALSETDRIMKEIDLIEIV, from the coding sequence ATGACACTTTCTCAATACATCGACAAAATAAATACGCTTTATAAAACAGGAAACGCTCGAGAACATTCCTATCGTGGTGATTTGCAAAACCTTATCATGGCAATTTTGCCCGATGTTTTGGTAACCAACGAACCCGCTCGAGTGGATTGCGGTGCGCCTGATTATGTATTGACTCGCAAAGACGTTCCTGTTGGTTACATTGAAGCGAAAGACATTGGAGTAGATTTAGGAAGCAAAACCCTAAAAGAACAATTTGACCGATACAAATCGGGATTATCGAATTTGATTTTTACTGATTATATGGATTTCCATTTTTACAAAGATGGAGAACTAACCACCAAAATTGCTATTGCTACCCTTCGACAAGCTCAGGATGGCAAATCGGTTGAAATTGTTCCACTATCAGAAAACTTTGAACAATTCACGCAACTTATAAAAAACTTTGCCGAAACCATTTCCCAAACCATTAAGTCGCCTACTAAATTGGCGCAAATGATGGCGGGTAAGGCTCGTTTAATGGCGGATATTATTGAAAAATCATTAAACCATGACGACCAAGAAGGCAAACGTTCACAACTTAAAGCACAAATGCTATCGTTTCAACAAATGTTGATTCACGACATTGACAATAAAGCGTTTTCGGATATTTATGCGCAAACCATTGCTTACGGAATGTTTGCGGCTCGATATCATGACCCTACTTTAAAAACATTTTCAAGAATGGAAGCCGCTGAATTGATCCCAAAATCAAATCCATTTCTTAGAAAATTATTTCAAGACATTGCGGGTTTTGATTTAGATCCCCGTTTAACTTGGATTGTTGACGAGTTAGTTAATATTTTCCTAGCTTCAGACGTGGCAACCATTATGAAAAACTTTGGTAAAAGCACCAAACAGGAAGACCCTGTGGTTCACTTTTACGAAACGTTTTTAGGGGAATACAATCCCGCTTTAAGAAAAGCTCGTGGAGTTTGGTACACCCCACAACCTGTGGTTAATTTTATAGTGCGTGCCGTGGATGATATTTTAAAAACCGAGTTTAATTTGCCAAACGGTTTAGCCGATACCAGCAAAACAAAAATTAAGAAAAAAGCCGTTACCCAAACGGGAACGGGTGCCAACTCAAAAATTAAAGAAGTTGCAACTGAAATTGAAGTTCACAAAGTACAAATACTAGACCCTGCCACAGGAACAGGAACTTTTCTTGCAGAAGTAGTAAAGCACATTCATAAAAAATTTGAAGGACAACAAGGTATTTGGAGCAAGTATGTAACCAATGACTTAATACCTCGTTTAAACGGCTTTGAGTTGTTAATGGCAAGTTATGCAATGGCGCATTTGAAAATGGACATGCTATTAACCGAAACAGGTTACAAACCCACAGACGACCAACGTTTTAAAATATTTTTAACCAACTCATTAGAAGAAGCACACCCCGATACCCAAACCCTATTTAGTAGTTGGTTAAGTGATGAAGCCGACCAAGCCAACGCCATAAAAAGAGATGCACCCGTAATGGTGGTAATTGGAAATCCGCCTTATAGTGGTGAAAGCGCCAACAAAGGAGAATGGATTATGAACCTTATGGAAGACTACAAAAAAGAAGTTGGAGGTAAAGAAAAATTAAAAGAACAAACATCAAAATGGATAAATGACGATTATGTGAAATTCATTCGTTTTGGACAACATTTTATAGATAAAAATGGAAGTGGAATATTAGCCTTTATTAACCCGCATGGTTTTTTAGATAATCCAACTTTTAGAGGAATGCGTTGGAATTTATTAAAAACGTATGATAAAATTTATACAATAGATTTACACGGAAATAGCAAGAAAAAAGAAACGGCACCCGATGGTTCTATAGACCAAAACGTGTTTGATATTATGCAGGGAGTTTCTGTAAATTTATTTATCAAAAATGGTAAGAAAAAAAATGAAGAATTTGCAAAAGTATACAGTTTTGATTTATATGGTAAAAGAGAATTTAAGTATAATTTTTTAAATAAAAACAGTATTAAAACCATTGAATTTAATTCAATTGAATTAAAATGCCCAAATTATTATTTTGTTAAGAAGGACACAAAACTACTAAATGAGTATGAAAAGAATTTTTTAATAAATGAATTATTCCCAATTAATGGAAATGGTATTACAACTGCACATGACTCATTTGTAATTAAAGAAAAATTCGAATTAGCTTTAAATTATTTTGAAGAATTTAGAAATTCTGAAAGAAATGAAGATCTACTTCACAAAAAGTTTGATGTAAAAAAGAAAAATGGGTGGAATATATTAGATGGATATGACAACATTAAAAAAGAAGAAAATATCTCTAAATATATAAAACCTATAAGTTACAGACCATTTGACAAAAAAGTGATTTTTTATGAAGATAAATTAGTTTGGAGAACAGTAAAAAAAATTATGAATAATTACATAGATAATATTAATATTGGTCTTTTAACAACAAAATCATTCAAAGATAATTCATTTAATCATATATTTATAACTGATACGATTTCTGAAGCAATTTTCTTATCAGGAACTACAGGTTCAAACGCTATGAATTTCCCTCTATATATCTACCAAAATAAAACCGTACAACAAAGCTTATTAAACGAAACTATTCGCACCCCTAATCTCAACATGGAAATTGTGAATGAGATAGCAAAAGGGTTGGGTTTACCGTTTGTAGCAGACCACAACTTTTGTCATGCTGTCCCGAACCTTCGGGATGTTTCAGCATCTCAAGAGACCCTGAAACAAGTTCAGGGTGACAAATCGGTTTTTACACCACTTGACATTTTAGATTATATCTATGCAGTGCTACATTCACCAACCTATCGAGAAACCTATAAAGAATTTTTAAAAATAGATTTTCCTAGAGTGCCTTATCCAAAAGACAAGGAAACGTTTTGGCAACTTGTGGAACTAGGTAGTGAGTTAAGACAAATACATTTGTTGGAAAGTTCAACTGTAGAAAAGTACATCACACAATATCCTGAAGATGGCGACAACATTGTAACAAAACCTGTTTACAAAAATGGAAACGTTTATATCAACGAAACGCAATATTTCACCAACGTTCCTGAAGTCGCTTGGAACTTTTACATTGGTGGCTACCAACCCGCTCAAAAATGGCTCAAAGACCGAAAAGACCGAGAACTAGGCTTTGAAGATATTTTGCATTATCAAAAGATAATTGTAGCGTTAAGTGAGACGGATAGGATAATGAAGGAAATTGATTTAATAGAAATAGTATAG
- a CDS encoding T9SS type A sorting domain-containing protein, translated as MNKNYFYILLLLSTFYSFSLQAQENKNSIATKTQEPTIEGLTIYPNPTNTGKIYITTKSSLDKKVEIFNVLGKKVLESVTTSKEVNVSQLEAGVYIIKIKEGEASATRKLIIN; from the coding sequence ATGAATAAAAATTACTTTTATATACTACTCCTTTTATCCACTTTTTATTCTTTTAGCCTACAAGCTCAAGAGAATAAAAACTCTATTGCCACAAAGACCCAAGAACCTACAATTGAAGGCCTTACAATTTACCCAAACCCTACTAATACTGGTAAAATTTACATTACTACTAAGTCTTCATTAGACAAAAAAGTAGAAATTTTTAATGTTCTAGGCAAAAAAGTATTGGAATCTGTTACTACTTCAAAAGAAGTAAATGTTAGCCAATTAGAAGCTGGCGTTTACATTATTAAAATCAAAGAAGGAGAAGCCTCTGCTACTAGAAAATTAATTATCAATTAG
- the tyrS gene encoding tyrosine--tRNA ligase has protein sequence MMKNFIEEVTWRGMLHDVMPGTEEHLMEQMRVAYVGIDPTADSLHIGHLVGVMLLRHFQLCGHKPLALVGGATGMIGDPSGKSNERNLLDEATLRHNQEAIKAQLARFLDFTSAEANSAELVNNYDWMKEFSFLGFIRDVGKHITVNYMMAKDSVKKRLSGETSEGMSFTEFTYQLVQGYDFLHLYRDKKCTLQMGGSDQWGNITTGTELVRRIESGKAYALTCPLITKADGTKFGKSEGGNIWLDAERTSPYKFYQYWLNTSDVDAEKYIKIFTFLDKETIGKLIAEHNEAPHLRTLQKRLAEEITVMVHSREDLENAIAASNAFFSPSMDELKKLDEKTFLEVFDGVPQAEISMEDLNTGLDMIAALAAKTNFLASNSDARRELKQNSISLNKEKVGEDKIITKDDLINNQFLLLQKGKKNYYVIKVK, from the coding sequence ATCATGAAAAATTTTATTGAAGAAGTGACTTGGAGAGGAATGCTCCACGACGTAATGCCAGGCACAGAAGAACATTTGATGGAGCAGATGCGTGTGGCGTATGTGGGTATTGATCCAACCGCCGATTCATTGCATATAGGACATTTAGTAGGAGTAATGTTGTTAAGACATTTTCAACTGTGTGGCCACAAGCCATTAGCTTTAGTGGGTGGAGCAACCGGAATGATTGGTGATCCATCAGGGAAATCTAATGAAAGAAATTTATTAGACGAAGCTACTTTGCGTCACAATCAAGAAGCGATTAAAGCACAATTGGCTCGCTTTTTAGATTTTACTTCTGCGGAAGCTAATTCTGCGGAGTTAGTAAACAACTACGATTGGATGAAAGAATTTTCTTTCTTAGGATTTATTCGTGATGTGGGAAAACACATTACCGTGAACTACATGATGGCGAAAGATTCAGTTAAGAAGCGTTTGTCTGGAGAAACTTCTGAAGGAATGTCGTTTACTGAATTTACGTACCAATTGGTTCAAGGTTACGACTTTTTACATTTGTACCGTGATAAAAAATGTACGTTACAAATGGGAGGAAGTGATCAATGGGGAAATATTACTACAGGAACCGAATTAGTACGTAGAATTGAATCAGGTAAAGCGTATGCGTTAACTTGTCCGTTGATTACAAAAGCAGATGGAACGAAATTTGGAAAATCAGAAGGGGGTAATATTTGGTTAGATGCTGAAAGAACTTCGCCTTACAAATTTTACCAATACTGGTTAAATACATCTGATGTTGATGCTGAAAAATACATTAAGATTTTCACGTTCTTAGATAAAGAAACGATTGGGAAATTAATTGCAGAACATAACGAAGCGCCTCATTTAAGAACGTTACAAAAACGTTTGGCAGAAGAAATTACAGTTATGGTTCATTCTAGAGAAGATTTAGAGAATGCCATTGCAGCTTCCAATGCGTTCTTTAGTCCGTCTATGGATGAATTGAAAAAGTTAGATGAGAAAACGTTTTTAGAAGTTTTTGATGGCGTTCCTCAAGCTGAAATTTCAATGGAAGATTTGAATACAGGTTTGGATATGATTGCCGCTTTAGCAGCAAAGACTAATTTCTTAGCTTCAAATAGCGATGCAAGAAGAGAATTGAAACAAAACTCAATTTCTTTAAATAAGGAGAAAGTGGGTGAAGATAAAATCATTACAAAAGATGATTTAATCAACAATCAATTCTTGTTATTGCAAAAAGGAAAGAAAAATTATTACGTGATTAAGGTTAAATAG
- a CDS encoding LuxE/PaaK family acyltransferase produces MISQEDIFQISSKKEFEKITLKVFRHQYDTNLVYQQFCNFLKKDKTNVKSLTEIPFLPIQFFKSHSVLSSSEAIQQTFTSSGTTGMQTSKHLVTDVSWYEMSYRLGFSEFYGNIEDYCILALLPSYLEREGSSLIYMVEDLIQSSNHSASGFYLNNHSELLQKIETLNKERQNVILIGVTYALLDLIEYAQATSFPLSKLGSNLIIMETGGMKGKRKEMIREELHSILCNGFGVSKIHSEYGMTELLSQAYSLGDGIFECPPWMQILIRDTEDALTYVSEGKTGGINVIDLANINSCSFIATQDLGKKYPNHSFEVLGRFDHSDIRGCNLMVI; encoded by the coding sequence ATGATTTCACAAGAAGACATTTTCCAAATTAGCTCAAAGAAAGAATTTGAAAAAATTACTTTAAAAGTTTTTCGTCATCAGTACGATACTAATTTGGTGTACCAACAATTTTGCAACTTCTTGAAAAAGGATAAAACCAATGTGAAATCGTTAACCGAAATTCCGTTTTTACCGATTCAGTTTTTTAAAAGCCATTCCGTATTGAGTTCATCCGAAGCAATTCAACAAACCTTTACCAGTAGCGGCACAACCGGAATGCAAACCAGCAAACATTTAGTTACCGATGTTAGTTGGTACGAAATGAGTTATCGCTTAGGTTTTTCTGAGTTCTATGGAAATATTGAAGATTATTGTATTTTAGCCTTACTTCCATCCTATTTAGAACGAGAAGGTTCTTCCTTGATTTACATGGTAGAAGATTTAATTCAAAGTAGCAATCATTCAGCTTCTGGATTTTATTTGAATAATCACAGTGAACTTTTGCAAAAAATTGAGACACTAAATAAAGAAAGACAAAACGTAATACTTATTGGAGTAACTTATGCTTTATTAGACCTAATTGAATATGCGCAAGCTACTTCATTTCCGCTTTCAAAATTAGGAAGCAACCTCATCATCATGGAAACCGGTGGTATGAAAGGCAAACGTAAAGAAATGATTCGCGAAGAACTACATTCGATTCTATGCAACGGATTTGGCGTTTCAAAAATTCATTCTGAATATGGTATGACCGAATTACTATCGCAAGCCTATTCTCTTGGTGATGGAATTTTCGAATGTCCACCATGGATGCAAATATTAATTCGAGATACAGAAGATGCTTTAACTTATGTTTCCGAAGGAAAAACAGGTGGAATTAACGTGATTGATTTGGCCAACATCAATTCATGTTCGTTTATTGCTACGCAAGATTTGGGAAAAAAATATCCCAACCATTCTTTCGAAGTGTTGGGACGTTTTGATCATTCAGATATTCGTGGTTGTAACTTAATGGTTATTTAA
- a CDS encoding GIY-YIG nuclease family protein — protein sequence MTIINKFMPKRSYHNYWVYILTNKPNGTLYIGVTGGIDDRMERHIKGEGSKFTAKYKLKNLVYYEEFQYIDDAIAREKQLKNWHRQWKINLIEEHNPNWENLWKGDAETSSA from the coding sequence ATGACAATAATAAATAAGTTTATGCCAAAAAGAAGTTACCACAACTATTGGGTGTATATCCTAACTAATAAACCAAACGGCACGTTATACATAGGCGTTACAGGTGGAATAGATGATAGAATGGAGCGACACATCAAAGGTGAGGGTTCTAAATTTACAGCCAAATACAAATTGAAAAATTTAGTGTATTATGAAGAATTCCAATACATTGATGATGCTATTGCCAGAGAGAAACAATTAAAAAATTGGCACAGACAATGGAAAATTAATTTGATTGAAGAGCATAATCCTAACTGGGAGAATTTATGGAAAGGAGATGCTGAAACGAGTTCAGCATGA
- a CDS encoding T9SS type A sorting domain-containing protein gives MKKLYTLLLIAASTLSFGQVLSDDFNYTDNALLTDNGWTSFSGGTTEAIDVGASNGLTYAGYSGITGITGAVEGNAARLDQTGQDVQRTFTSITSGTIYYSFLINVDAANAATGYSAGLTTSGTTFGNRFFVKPSTNPGKINFGISNTSTANYSATDFDTNTTYLIIVKYDVTATGNYSMWVKSSGVPATEVAAGAPEVTNSGSGSATIGGFFLRQHTASQNLTIDGVRIYTTWFGETPCDLALGAEITSCDATTLGLDNYTITIPFTGGNTAAYTLSASTGTISGDDPSTSATGDIIITGVAEGTNVTLTVSGGCSISKTITAPECKPVNPLPYYEGFDYTVANALGAEQMWTNANSGDDILVASGNLSYTGLTSNGNSISFDGAGIDCFSPITPTSAGTVYYSFLLNVPTMAGATDANGGYFAGFGETSTNLGATLWTKRIDDASFNLGIEVRTANAANTTFDATAYQTGQTYFVVVGYAFNAATGSDDVVSLWVNPVVGSPEPAATITDTHAATDLGNISYFFLRQDSATETPSILIDELRIGSAWADVVPATAGLTDNNINGLTMYPNPLKGNTLFLTSTANAAMSVQIFDLLGKEVLKSDVINNAVNVSKLNSGVYVVKITEEGKTATRKLVIQ, from the coding sequence ATGAAAAAACTTTACACTTTATTATTAATAGCAGCTAGTACATTGTCTTTTGGACAAGTTTTATCTGATGACTTTAATTATACTGACAATGCTTTGTTGACAGATAATGGATGGACATCATTTAGTGGTGGAACAACTGAAGCAATAGATGTAGGTGCATCAAATGGTTTAACTTATGCTGGATATTCTGGTATTACAGGAATTACTGGCGCAGTTGAAGGTAACGCAGCTAGATTAGACCAAACAGGTCAAGATGTACAAAGAACATTCACATCTATTACAAGTGGTACAATTTACTATTCATTTCTAATCAATGTTGATGCGGCTAATGCAGCAACTGGTTATAGTGCAGGTTTAACAACCTCTGGAACTACTTTTGGTAATAGATTCTTTGTAAAACCATCAACAAACCCTGGAAAAATTAACTTCGGTATTTCAAATACTTCTACAGCTAATTATTCTGCAACAGATTTTGACACCAATACTACCTACTTAATTATTGTTAAATATGATGTAACAGCTACAGGAAACTATAGTATGTGGGTAAAATCATCTGGAGTTCCTGCAACAGAAGTAGCAGCTGGTGCTCCTGAAGTTACTAACTCAGGTTCTGGTTCTGCAACAATTGGTGGTTTCTTTTTAAGACAACATACTGCTTCTCAAAACCTTACAATTGACGGAGTTAGAATATACACAACTTGGTTTGGTGAAACACCATGTGATTTAGCATTAGGAGCCGAAATTACTTCATGTGATGCTACTACATTAGGACTTGACAATTATACAATCACAATTCCTTTTACAGGAGGTAATACCGCTGCTTATACTCTAAGCGCTTCAACTGGAACTATTTCTGGTGATGATCCTTCTACATCTGCTACAGGTGATATTATTATTACAGGAGTAGCTGAAGGAACAAATGTAACATTAACTGTTTCTGGAGGTTGTTCAATTTCAAAAACTATAACTGCTCCAGAGTGTAAACCAGTTAACCCATTACCTTATTATGAAGGTTTTGATTACACTGTAGCAAACGCTTTAGGAGCTGAACAAATGTGGACAAACGCTAACTCAGGAGACGATATTTTAGTTGCATCTGGTAATTTATCTTACACTGGTCTTACTTCTAATGGAAACTCTATTAGTTTTGACGGAGCAGGTATTGATTGTTTCTCACCAATTACCCCAACATCTGCTGGTACAGTTTATTATTCTTTCTTATTAAATGTTCCAACAATGGCTGGTGCTACAGATGCAAACGGTGGTTATTTCGCTGGTTTTGGTGAAACAAGTACTAACTTAGGTGCTACTTTATGGACAAAAAGAATTGACGATGCTTCATTCAACTTAGGTATTGAAGTTAGAACTGCAAATGCTGCTAATACAACTTTTGATGCAACTGCTTATCAAACTGGTCAAACTTACTTTGTAGTAGTTGGTTATGCATTTAACGCTGCAACTGGATCAGATGACGTTGTAAGTTTATGGGTAAACCCAGTTGTTGGAAGTCCAGAACCTGCTGCTACAATTACAGATACTCATGCTGCAACTGATTTAGGAAATATTTCTTATTTCTTCTTAAGACAAGATTCAGCTACTGAAACTCCTTCAATTTTAATTGATGAATTAAGAATTGGATCAGCTTGGGCAGATGTTGTTCCTGCAACTGCTGGATTAACAGATAACAACATCAACGGTTTAACAATGTATCCAAACCCATTAAAAGGAAATACATTATTCTTAACTTCAACTGCTAATGCAGCTATGTCAGTTCAAATTTTTGACTTATTAGGTAAAGAAGTATTAAAATCAGATGTAATTAACAATGCAGTAAACGTTTCAAAATTAAATTCTGGCGTTTATGTAGTTAAAATTACTGAAGAAGGAAAAACAGCTACAAGAAAATTAGTTATTCAATAA
- a CDS encoding HU family DNA-binding protein, with protein sequence MAIKFKVLPKKNPQDITAPEKFYATSIANGETSLESLAEIISYQCTLTDTDCYAVLRALERNMLLELSQGRIVKLGHVGTFQVSVSATGQDLAEDVTATDIKKSRILFRPAKKLKQMLGTLSYQKAS encoded by the coding sequence ATGGCAATTAAATTCAAAGTTCTTCCTAAGAAGAACCCTCAGGACATTACAGCGCCTGAAAAGTTTTATGCAACTTCGATTGCAAATGGTGAAACCTCTTTAGAGTCGTTAGCCGAAATTATTTCCTATCAGTGTACGTTAACGGATACTGATTGTTATGCCGTGTTAAGAGCCTTAGAGCGCAATATGCTCTTAGAACTTAGCCAAGGTAGAATTGTAAAATTAGGTCATGTAGGCACTTTTCAAGTGAGTGTGAGTGCTACCGGACAAGACCTTGCAGAAGATGTTACGGCAACGGACATCAAGAAAAGTCGCATTTTGTTTCGTCCAGCTAAAAAGCTGAAACAAATGCTAGGTACGTTAAGTTACCAAAAAGCGAGCTAG